ACAACCGGATTCAGGCCCGCGTCACGCACGATACCGGCGTGCGCGTTGACCATTTCCTTCTTGGCGGCGACCAGCAGGATCTCCATCTGGTTGGCGCCCACGTCCTCGTTGAGGACCTGGAAGTCGAGACACACGTCGTCGATGTCGAAGGGCACGTGCTGCTCCGCTTCCCAGAAGATGGCTTCCTTGGCGTCGTCGGGATTCATCTTGTCCATGACGACCTTCTTCACGATGACCGCGCGGCCCGACACCGCGGTGACGACGTTCTTCGCGGTCACGCCGGCCTTGGTCATGCACTCCTGGATACCCTGGACGACCAGGCTCTGATCCATGATCTC
The Candidatus Krumholzibacteriia bacterium genome window above contains:
- the pilM gene encoding pilus assembly protein PilM, yielding MFSRKGKTSIGLDIGSSLIKVVEIDHSKDTPMLIRYGIVKLPSEAIVEGEIMDQSLVVQGIQECMTKAGVTAKNVVTAVSGRAVIVKKVVMDKMNPDDAKEAIFWEAEQHVPFDIDDVCLDFQVLNEDVGANQMEILLVAAKKEMVNAHAGIVRDAGLNPVV